In Zingiber officinale cultivar Zhangliang chromosome 6A, Zo_v1.1, whole genome shotgun sequence, a single genomic region encodes these proteins:
- the LOC121997458 gene encoding proliferating cell nuclear antigen produces MLELRLVQGSLLKKVLEAIKELVTDANFDCSATGFSLQAMDSSHVALVALLLRSEGFEHYRCDRNLSMGMNLGNVSKMLRCAGSDDIITIKADDGSDTVTFMFESPNQDKIADFEMKLMDIDSEHLGIPDAEYQAIVKMPSGEFARICKDLSSIGDTVIISVTKEGVKFSTAGDIGTANIVCRQNKTVDKPEEATIIEMQEPVSLTFALRYLNSFTKATPLSETVSISLSSDLPVVVEYKIADMGYVRYYLAPKIEEDEEMK; encoded by the exons atgTTGGAGCTACGGTTGGTGCAAGGAAGCCTCTTGAAGAAGGTGCTGGAAGCCATCAAGGAGCTGGTCACCGACGCCAACTTCGACTGCTCCGCCACCGGCTTCTCTCTCCAGGCCATGGACTCCAGCCACGTCGCCCTCGTCGCTCTCCTACTCCGCTCCGAGGGCTTCGAGCACTACCGCTGTGACCGCAACCTCTCTATGGGGATGAACCTCGGCAACGTCTCCAAGATGCTCCGCTGCGCCGGCTCAGACGACATCATCACCATCAAGGCGGACGACGGCAGCGACACCGTCACCTTCATGTTCGAAAGCCCAA ATCAAGACAAGATTGCTGATTTTGAGATGAAGCTGATGGACATAGACAGTGAACATCTTGGCATTCCAGATGCTGAATACCAAGCCATTGTGAAAATGCCTTCGGGAGAATTTGCAAGGATTTGCAAAGATCTGAGCAGCATAGGAGATACTG TGATTATTTCAGTGACTAAGGAAGGAGTCAAGTTTTCTACTGCAGGAGATATAGGAACTGCCAACATTGTTTGCAGGCAAAACAAGACTGTAGATAAG CCTGAGGAAGCCACCATCATAGAGATGCAAGAGCCTGTATCACTAACATTTGCTCTGAGGTATTTGAACTCTTTCACCAAGGCAACACCACTCTCTGAGACTGTATCGATCAGCTTGTCGTCTGATCTGCCCGTTGTGGTTGAGTATAAGATTGCAGACATGGGATATGTGAGGTATTATTTGGCACCAAAGATCGAAGAAGATGAGGAAATGAAGTAA
- the LOC121997459 gene encoding LIM domain-containing protein WLIM2b-like produces MAFNFTGTQQKCKACDKTVYLMDQLTADGIVFHKSCFKCNHCKGTLTLSTYSSMEGVLYCKPHFEQLFKESGNFNKNFQSPAKSADKAPELTRSASKAASMFSGTQEKCATCGKTAYPLEKVTVEGQAYHKSCFKCSHGGCSITPSNYAALEGILYCKHHFSQLFKEKGSYNHLIKSASIKRTAATAPDL; encoded by the exons ATGGCTTTCAATTTCACCGGCACGCAGCAGAAATGCAAGGCCTGCGACAAGACTGTCTACCTCATGGATCAGCTCACTGCCGACGGAATCGTCTTCCATAAGTCCTGCTTCAAGTGCAATCActgcaaaggaaccctcacg CTAAGTACATATTCATCAATGGAAGGTGTTTTATATTGCAAGCCTCACTTTGAACAACTCTTCAAGGAATCTGGCAACTTCAACAAGAATTTTCAATCAC CTGCAAAATCTGCTGATAAAGCTCCAGAACTG ACGAGATCTGCTAGCAAAGCTGCCAGTATGTTTTCAGGAACACAGGAGAAATGTGCTACATGTGGCAAAACAGCATATCCTCTGGAAAAG GTGACTGTTGAAGGACAAGCCTACCACAAGTCCTGCTTCAAGTGTTCTCATGGAGGCTGCTCAATTACCCCTTCCAACTATGCAGCCCTTGAAGGGATCCTCTACTGCAAACACCATTTCTCACAACTTTTCAAGGAGAAAGGAAGCTACAACCACCTCATCAAGTCTGCGTCGATCAAGCGCACTGCAGCAACTGCCCCAGATCTTTAG
- the LOC121997457 gene encoding uncharacterized protein LOC121997457 — translation MASPTLKAKDESMLGTKQFHQQKKRITTQTQSSKSPSKPSPSRIKNVDFSEKVGALKTEKLPRQTAKDREGIKKNSVMSPLCTPQKPWPGRKVIEMDEPVKNMSNVPLYLRRLEKHDSIHEKALNVGVLEWGLLEKWTHEKCATDGTGGDCASSCTESSTLSTFGFSNQSCGTTASPFYQGKKSSVLAHKKMSFLGSPTMTQKKVVNRLEEGISDSKISSIMLPSVDFNPLDLQNDKDMGTCLDFASVSGEVHLESQSTTSPSRINTDHATTIRLGEDHDCILTEAGKFADFTNIIPFTKNTRPPFHNNGGISSFLQPSADSGQLSSGSTITTDYWQSESNDKSHSGDVVEDFEIMDKFSKVPYSCPLPLAILNDEPDIPCNVPLVETTPIDKSVRGNGGIDVCPSGSCEKLESNATQKSRKFEAKATSSAGKKSTIHPSSVRPTRMSKSSSSKGGSSEELFESISLLYNSHGEQVTRNSKGRQSPLRRLLDPIMKPKNNLHSTGKVAALPGQHSGELRTDKSSPGLNKQSKTNVNSVSQTRDSIITSKELPNDGIGTQTDKNHATNMKQALLQLAWKNGLPLFMLSSGDGEVLAAAIAGSSAPHIDNLECMFHIFSINGSKKKNTFWSSSVNKDKQHQLISNVVGQLNVALGEVKSFRHGSFDYVREFILHDAYKSFDSSTASELAAIVVPTPPFRKPNSRTQAYICNYGGSLLTNSAGNSRTSPGEKILHSYQHNGKGHSGISVIIPSGIHGLANDGEPSTLIERWRSGGDCDCGGWDEGCALTILSNKFQAHNSCGSFQPYQTADGTCRFELFTQGASQDTRHAFSMVSFKEGLYTVDFQASISLLQAFAICLAVIHGKKPYDHSTLRKNLQEHNVNDGSGQASTTRGDPNSYVRNHPPVSPIRRT, via the exons ATGGCATCTCCAACCCTAAAAGCAAAAGATGAAAGCATGCTTGGAACAAAACAATTCCATCAGCAGAAGAAAAGAATCACAACTCAGACCCAATCCTCAAAATCCCCCAGCAAGCCTTCCCCTAGTAGAATAAAGAATGTTGACTTCTCAGAGAAGGTTGGGGCACTCAAAACAGAAAAGCTCCCTCGACAAACTGCTAAAGATAGGGAAGGAATCAAGAAAAATTCAGTTATGTCACCCTTATGTACTCCTCAAAAGCCATGGCCTGGTAGGAAGGTTATTGAGATGGACGAACCAGTTAAGAACATGTCAAATGTGCCCTTGTATCTTAGGCGCTTGGAGAAACATGATAGCATCCATGAAAAGGCTCTGAATGTTGGAGTTCTGGAGTGGGGACTTCTTGAGAAATGGACACATGAGAAGTGTGCCACGGATGGGACGGGCGGAGACTGTGCATCGAGTTGTACGGAGTCCTCTACGCTTTCTACATTTGGTTTTTCTAACCAATCTTGTGGAACAACGGCTAGTCCTTTTTATCAAGGTAAGAAATCTTCTGTTCTTGCTCATAAGAAAATGTCATTTTTGGGCAGCCCAACTATGACGCAGAAGAAGGTAGTAAATAGACTTGAAGAAGGCATTTCTGATTCGAAGATCTCTTCTATTATGCTTCCTAGTGTGGATTTTAACCCCTTAGATCTCCAAAATGACAAAGATATGGGAACTTGTTTAGATTTTGCAAGCGTGTCTGGTGAAGTACATCTAGAATCACAATCTACCACTTCACCTTCAAGAATTAATACTGATCATGCTACCACAATCAGGCTTGGTGAGGATCATGATTGTATCTTGACGGAAGCAGGAAAGTTTGCAGACTTTACCAATATTATACCCTTTACCAAGAATACAAGGCCACCTTTccataacaatggaggaattTCGAGTTTTCTTCAACCTAGTGCAGATAGTGGACAGCTTAGTTCTGGATCTACAATAACTACTGACTATTGGCAAAGTGAGTCAAACGACAAAAGCCATTCAGGTGATGTAGTTGAGGATTTTGAGATCATGGACAAATTTTCTAAGGTTCCTTATTCATGCCCACTTCCTCTGGCCATTCTGAATGATGAACCTGATATACCATGCAATGTTCCACTGGTAGAAACAACACCAATTGATAAATCAGTTCGAGGAAACGGGGGCATTGACGTATGCCCTAGTGGTTCTTGTGAGAAACTTGAATCCAATGCTACTCAGAAATCAAGAAAATTTGAGGCTAAAGCAACGTCTTCAGCAGGGAAGAAGTCGACCATCCATCCGTCTAGTGTGAGACCAACTAGGATGAGTAAGAGTTCTAGTTCAAAAGGAGGCTCATCGGAAGAGCTCTTTGAGTCAATTTCTCTTCTGTACAATTCCCATGGAGAGCAAGTAACCAGAAATAGTAAAGGCCGACAAAGTCCATTGAGGAGGTTACTAGATCCAATAATGAAGCCAAAGAACAATCTTCATTCAACTGGGAAAGTTGCAGCCTTACCTGGTCAGCATTCTGGTGAACTAAGAACTGATAAATCATCCCCGGGATTGAACAAACAGTCAAAGACAAATGTTAATTCTGTGTCCCAAACAAGAGACAGCATTATTACTTCGAAGGAATTACCTAATGATGGTATAGGAACTCAAACTGACAAAAATCATGCAACAAACATGAAGCAGGCTCTTCTTCAGCTGGCATGGAAGAATGGTCTTCCTTTGTTCATGCTCTCGTCTGGTGATGGTGAGGTACTTGCCGCAGCAATAGCAGGAAGCAGTGCTCCCCACATTGACAATCTGGAGTGCATGTTCCATATATTCTCGATAAATGGTTCAAAGAAGAAAAACACATTTTGGAGCAGCTCTGTAAACAAGGACAAGCAACATCAGTTGATCTCAAATGTTGTTGGTCAGTTGAATGTTGCACTTGGCGAGGTAAAGAGCTTTCGCCATGGAAGCTTTGATTATGTAAGAGAGTTTATCTTGCATGACGCTTACAAGTCTTTTGATTCTTCGACTGCAAGTGAGCTGGCTGCGATTGTTGTGCCAACACCACCATTTAGAAAACCTAACTCACGCACTCAGGCCTACATCTGTAATTATGGAGGATCCTTATTGACAAATTCAGCTGGAAATTCAAGGACATCACCTGGTGAGAAAATTTTGCATTCTTATCAGCACAATGGCAAAGGTCATTCTGGTATATCAGTCATAATTCCGAGCGGCATTCATGGTTTGGCCAATGATGGGGAGCCCTCAACTTTGATAGAAAGATGGAGATCAGGAGGTGATTGTGACTGTGGAGGTTGGGATGAGGGTTGCGCCTTAACTATTCTTAGTAACAAATTTCAAGCGCACAATTCATGTGGTTCATTCCAACCTTATCAAACTGCAGATGGCACTTGCCGATTTGAACTATTCACTCAG GGAGCATCTCAGGACACAAGGCATGCCTTCAGCATGGTTTCTTTCAAAGAGGGGCTGTACACCGTTGATTTCCAGGCGTCAATTTCTCTACTTCAGGCTTTTGCAATTTGTTTAGCAGTCATCCATGGCAAGAAGCCCTATGATCATTCAACCCTGCGAAAGAATTTGCAGGAACACAATGTCAACGATGGATCAGGGCAAGCTTCTACTACTCGAGGTGACCCTAACAGCTATGTGCGAAATCACCCGCCTGTTTCTCCTATTAGAAGAACTTAA